The Miltoncostaea oceani genome includes a region encoding these proteins:
- a CDS encoding LCP family protein, protein MTPPGREEPPHRGARYWRVPRRRRVWVAVVGWSLWAIVALVVAAGGGAYIYLDDTLEAAAPNTAEAKAARAATKPVLPGKPVNVLLIGSDTRPSEGDPGRSDSLILVRMDPQRDLISMLSFPRDLYVQIPGYGQDKINAAYSQGPATTIKTVEELTGEPINEYVIVDFTGFARLVDEVGGVYLDIDRRYYNKNIGTAATNYADIDLQAGYQKLDGTRALSYVRYRHTDSDYSRIARQQQFLSELKRQTKQLGNLTNVTSFRKIFGDNIETSIDNVPRFISLLTLALEAPKDRIARVSIEGASGMINGASVELADPSEIAAKVALWKEPEFEQDTSAAKPIDPRTVDVTVLNGSGELLAAEDVAQALAEKRYMARVGGNADSFDFANSAVYYADGFRDPARKIAALMGPGATIGALENGGGSGNEVVVVAGADFTGELATPPKAEARPAASTVDTTGMVETLRGLRSEVPGMRIMAPLKVATGSEARIVRAYRISTGGGDNGPPAVKVVFQVYVGGAPKYWSIMMTSMKNPPIVDGPTGRYTSGGREYLTFYDGRNLQRLAFRTGNTWYWVSNTLMNELSAKTIEEIAKSMRPLNRATLPADRTDTPITVSTEASTP, encoded by the coding sequence GTGACGCCCCCCGGCCGCGAGGAGCCGCCGCACCGCGGCGCCCGCTACTGGCGCGTCCCGCGCCGCCGCCGCGTGTGGGTCGCGGTCGTCGGGTGGTCGCTGTGGGCGATCGTCGCGCTCGTCGTCGCGGCCGGCGGCGGCGCCTACATCTACCTCGACGACACCCTCGAGGCCGCCGCGCCGAACACCGCCGAGGCGAAGGCCGCCCGCGCCGCCACCAAGCCGGTGCTGCCGGGCAAGCCCGTCAACGTGCTCCTGATCGGGTCGGACACACGGCCGTCGGAGGGCGACCCGGGGCGCAGCGACTCGCTGATCCTCGTCCGGATGGACCCCCAGCGCGACCTGATCTCGATGCTGTCCTTCCCCCGCGACCTCTACGTCCAGATCCCGGGCTACGGGCAGGACAAGATCAACGCCGCCTACTCGCAGGGGCCGGCGACGACGATCAAGACCGTCGAGGAGCTGACGGGGGAGCCGATCAACGAGTACGTGATCGTCGACTTCACCGGCTTCGCGCGCCTCGTGGACGAGGTGGGCGGCGTCTACCTCGACATCGACCGGCGCTACTACAACAAGAACATCGGCACCGCGGCGACGAACTACGCCGACATCGACCTGCAGGCCGGCTACCAGAAGCTCGACGGCACCCGCGCCCTCTCGTACGTGCGGTACCGCCACACCGACTCCGACTACTCGCGCATCGCCCGCCAGCAGCAGTTCCTGTCGGAGCTGAAGCGCCAGACGAAGCAGCTCGGCAACCTCACCAACGTCACGAGCTTCCGCAAGATCTTCGGCGACAACATCGAGACGAGCATCGACAACGTGCCGCGGTTCATCTCGCTGCTGACGCTCGCGCTGGAGGCGCCGAAGGACCGCATCGCCCGCGTCTCGATCGAGGGGGCGAGCGGGATGATCAACGGGGCGTCGGTCGAGCTGGCCGACCCGTCCGAGATCGCCGCGAAGGTCGCGCTCTGGAAGGAGCCGGAGTTCGAGCAGGACACGTCGGCGGCCAAGCCGATCGACCCGCGCACGGTGGACGTGACCGTGCTGAACGGGTCCGGTGAGCTGCTCGCCGCCGAGGACGTGGCGCAGGCCCTCGCGGAGAAGAGGTACATGGCCCGCGTCGGCGGCAACGCCGACTCGTTCGACTTCGCCAACAGCGCCGTCTACTACGCCGACGGCTTCCGCGACCCGGCGCGCAAGATCGCGGCGCTGATGGGCCCGGGCGCCACGATCGGGGCCCTGGAGAACGGCGGCGGCAGCGGCAACGAGGTCGTCGTCGTCGCCGGCGCCGACTTCACCGGCGAGCTCGCGACGCCGCCGAAGGCCGAGGCGCGGCCCGCGGCCTCGACGGTCGACACGACCGGCATGGTCGAGACGCTGCGCGGCCTCCGGTCGGAGGTCCCCGGCATGCGGATCATGGCCCCGCTCAAGGTGGCGACGGGGTCGGAGGCCCGCATCGTGCGCGCCTACCGCATCTCGACGGGGGGCGGCGACAACGGCCCGCCGGCGGTCAAGGTGGTGTTCCAGGTGTACGTCGGGGGGGCCCCGAAGTACTGGAGCATCATGATGACGTCGATGAAGAACCCCCCGATCGTCGACGGTCCGACGGGGAGGTACACCAGCGGCGGGCGTGAGTACCTTACGTTCTACGACGGGCGCAACCTGCAGCGCCTGGCGTTCCGCACGGGCAACACGTGGTACTGGGTGTCCAACACCCTGATGAACGAGCTCAGCGCCAAGACGATCGAGGAGATCGCCAAGTCGATGCGGCCACTCAACCGCGCCACGCTGCCTGCCGACAGGACCGACACCCCGATCACCGTCTCGACGGAGGCCAGCACCCCATGA
- a CDS encoding alpha/beta hydrolase family protein — protein sequence MLAALLSALLLATPQATPVERPVAIPASGGVTLAATLSVPAGPGPHPAAVLVGGFGPAARDGSFGRRGGPYADLARRLTREGVAVLRYDKRGLGDSGGPALSWLDARPLQRDAGAAVRLLAALPGIDPARVALVGHSQGGDLALAAATGSPATRVVALSAPGRPLGLLPRVSGGARRLLDRLAGPGVAAATLSADPRRAAAGARQPVLLVHGTRDGTVPVADMATLAAARRAAGLPVRTIRVRGANHFLQVEGRVPAATVRQIAAFVS from the coding sequence GTGCTCGCCGCCCTCCTCAGCGCCCTCCTGCTCGCGACGCCGCAGGCGACGCCCGTGGAGCGTCCCGTCGCGATCCCGGCGTCCGGCGGCGTGACGCTCGCCGCCACCCTCAGCGTCCCCGCGGGACCCGGCCCGCACCCCGCCGCCGTGCTCGTGGGGGGCTTCGGCCCGGCGGCGCGCGACGGCTCGTTCGGGCGGCGCGGCGGCCCCTACGCCGACCTCGCGCGGCGCCTCACCCGCGAGGGGGTGGCGGTGCTGCGGTACGACAAGCGCGGCCTCGGCGACTCGGGGGGTCCCGCGCTCAGCTGGCTCGACGCCCGCCCCCTGCAGCGCGACGCGGGGGCGGCGGTCCGCCTGCTGGCGGCGCTGCCCGGCATCGACCCGGCGCGGGTCGCCCTCGTCGGCCACAGCCAGGGCGGCGACCTGGCGCTCGCGGCCGCGACGGGATCCCCCGCCACCCGGGTGGTCGCGCTGTCGGCGCCGGGCCGCCCGCTCGGGCTGCTGCCGCGGGTCTCGGGGGGCGCGCGGCGTCTGCTCGACCGCCTCGCCGGACCCGGCGTGGCCGCGGCGACCCTCTCCGCCGACCCCCGCCGGGCGGCCGCCGGCGCCCGTCAGCCCGTGCTGCTGGTGCACGGCACCCGCGACGGCACCGTCCCCGTCGCCGACATGGCGACGCTGGCCGCGGCCCGCCGCGCCGCCGGTCTCCCCGTGCGCACCATCCGGGTGCGGGGCGCGAACCACTTCCTACAGGTCGAGGGCCGCGTCCCCGCCGCGACGGTCCGGCAGATCGCGGCCTTCGTCTCCTGA
- a CDS encoding M20 family metallopeptidase, whose protein sequence is MDEVLLAERLIAYDTSRRSGIGQATDFVAGWLEARGATVSHVETGGRRSLVARVGDGPTRLVYHGHIDVVPGYPEQFTPRIDGGRLVGRGAYDMKAALGAMMLAVADLAQSGLRGAVVDLIVVPDEERSEPGENCTQMMVHDGLRADFVVCGEPTDMRVGVQAKGVLMLRVDVAGTAAHGATPWLGDNAVLRGIDMYRRIATLPFATESAPLFEHPSINLGRIQGGDAVNKVPDHCRMDVDVRYLPGQSPDEVLAQILSLEPRARIEVLLERPPADVSPDHVYVQTLLDAAGRHEPSATSVGRDGASDAVAFIEVGVPAVEFGPRGAGHHGPEEYVEIDSLPRYRRALTEFARMVAELPATAAGTGTGVPAP, encoded by the coding sequence GTGGACGAGGTCCTGCTCGCCGAGCGGCTGATCGCCTACGACACGTCCCGCCGCTCCGGGATCGGGCAGGCCACCGACTTCGTGGCCGGGTGGCTCGAGGCCCGCGGCGCGACCGTCTCCCACGTCGAAACGGGGGGTCGTCGCAGCCTGGTGGCCCGTGTCGGCGACGGCCCCACCCGGTTGGTCTACCACGGGCACATCGACGTCGTCCCGGGGTACCCCGAGCAGTTCACGCCCCGCATCGACGGCGGCCGGCTGGTGGGCCGCGGCGCGTACGACATGAAGGCGGCGCTCGGCGCGATGATGCTCGCCGTCGCCGACCTCGCGCAGAGCGGCCTGCGCGGCGCGGTCGTCGATCTGATCGTGGTGCCCGACGAGGAGCGGTCGGAGCCGGGCGAGAACTGCACCCAGATGATGGTGCACGACGGACTGCGGGCCGACTTCGTCGTCTGCGGCGAGCCCACCGACATGCGCGTCGGGGTGCAGGCGAAGGGCGTCCTGATGCTGCGGGTCGACGTCGCCGGGACCGCCGCCCACGGGGCGACGCCCTGGTTGGGGGACAATGCCGTCCTGCGCGGAATCGACATGTACCGGCGCATCGCGACGCTCCCCTTCGCCACGGAGTCCGCACCGCTGTTCGAGCACCCCTCCATCAACCTCGGCCGCATCCAGGGCGGCGACGCGGTCAACAAGGTCCCCGACCACTGCCGCATGGACGTGGACGTGCGGTACCTGCCGGGCCAGTCGCCCGACGAGGTGCTCGCCCAGATCCTCTCGCTCGAGCCGCGCGCCCGCATCGAGGTGCTGCTGGAGCGCCCGCCCGCCGACGTCTCGCCCGACCACGTCTACGTGCAGACGCTGCTCGACGCCGCCGGGCGCCACGAGCCGTCCGCGACGTCCGTCGGCCGCGACGGCGCCTCCGACGCGGTCGCGTTCATCGAGGTGGGCGTCCCCGCCGTCGAGTTCGGCCCGCGCGGCGCCGGCCACCACGGACCCGAGGAGTACGTCGAGATCGACAGCCTGCCGCGGTACCGCCGGGCCCTGACCGAGTTCGCGCGGATGGTGGCCGAGCTGCCGGCGACGGCGGCCGGCACGGGGACCGGGGTGCCCGCACCGTGA